In Dehalococcoidia bacterium, the following proteins share a genomic window:
- a CDS encoding LemA family protein, with translation MDAGLIILIVVIAVLVLLVIMAVGIYNGLVSARFRVREAWSGIDVQLKRRSSLIPNLVETVRGYAAHERETLENVTRARAALDRAGSPAEAAQANNMLTQTLRSLFAVAEAYPDLKANQSFQQLQSDLTDTEDKIAYARQFYNRNVLAYNEKTSTFPSVIIANMFNFQPEEFFEAEEAAREDVRVSFAPSAPAAQAQSPPPAPPASPPST, from the coding sequence ATGGACGCCGGCCTGATCATCCTCATCGTCGTCATAGCAGTCCTGGTGCTGCTCGTCATCATGGCAGTCGGCATTTATAACGGCCTCGTGAGCGCCCGCTTCCGGGTGCGAGAGGCCTGGTCCGGCATCGACGTGCAGCTCAAGCGCCGTTCGAGCCTGATCCCGAACCTCGTCGAAACCGTGAGGGGGTACGCCGCGCACGAACGCGAGACGCTGGAGAACGTCACGCGCGCCCGCGCCGCCCTCGACCGCGCCGGGTCGCCAGCGGAAGCCGCCCAGGCCAACAACATGCTCACGCAGACCCTGCGCTCGTTGTTCGCCGTTGCCGAAGCCTACCCGGACCTCAAGGCCAATCAGAGCTTCCAGCAGCTCCAGAGCGACCTGACCGACACCGAGGACAAGATCGCCTACGCGCGCCAGTTCTACAACCGCAACGTCCTCGCCTACAACGAGAAGACCAGCACGTTCCCCTCGGTCATCATCGCCAACATGTTCAACTTCCAGCCCGAGGAGTTCTTCGAGGCCGAAGAGGCGGCCCGCGAGGACGTGCGCGTGAGCTTCGCGCCCAGCGCGCCTGCGGCGCAGGCGCAGAGCCCGCCGCCGGCCCCGCCCGCCTCTCCTCCTTCAACCTGA
- a CDS encoding M48 family metallopeptidase translates to MSELQQPVLIYDRIASNKRKTFLLLAAFFVLTSAMVILVGYLAGLPLGFSPFIMLFVLLYAAFAYFASDSVALAVSGARGPVTEEQEPLLYRTVENLCIGAGLPMPKVYVIEDGAMNAFATGRDPEHASVAVTRGLLSKLDKLELEGVIAHELSHIGNRDTLLMTTLVLLAGVIALLADLAFRLTWYGAGARRSYKGKNSSGAAILVLVAIIAAVLAPIAARIITMAVSREREYLADASGALLTRYPEGLARALEKISADEDPLDTATKATEHLYFVNPLKAHQSALNNLFATHPPIEERIRLLRAM, encoded by the coding sequence GTGTCCGAGCTTCAGCAGCCGGTTCTCATCTACGACCGGATTGCGTCCAACAAGCGCAAGACGTTCCTCCTGCTGGCCGCTTTCTTTGTGCTCACCTCGGCCATGGTGATCCTCGTCGGCTACCTCGCGGGGCTGCCTCTGGGGTTTTCGCCGTTCATCATGCTCTTCGTGCTGCTTTACGCGGCGTTCGCCTACTTCGCCTCGGACAGCGTCGCCCTCGCCGTGAGCGGCGCGCGGGGGCCGGTGACCGAGGAGCAAGAGCCGCTGCTTTACCGCACGGTAGAGAACCTGTGCATTGGCGCGGGCTTGCCCATGCCGAAGGTCTACGTCATCGAGGACGGCGCGATGAACGCCTTCGCGACCGGGCGCGACCCCGAGCACGCCTCCGTGGCCGTCACTCGCGGCCTCTTGTCCAAGCTCGACAAGCTCGAACTCGAGGGCGTCATCGCCCACGAGCTCTCGCACATCGGGAACCGTGACACCCTCCTCATGACCACGCTCGTGCTCCTGGCCGGAGTGATCGCCCTGCTCGCGGACCTCGCCTTCAGGCTGACCTGGTACGGCGCCGGCGCCAGGCGCTCATACAAGGGCAAGAACAGCAGTGGCGCCGCGATCCTCGTCCTGGTCGCGATCATCGCCGCCGTACTGGCGCCGATAGCCGCGCGCATCATCACGATGGCCGTGTCGCGCGAGCGCGAGTACCTCGCCGACGCCTCAGGGGCGCTCCTGACCCGCTACCCTGAAGGCCTTGCGCGCGCGCTCGAGAAGATCAGCGCCGATGAGGACCCGCTCGACACGGCGACCAAGGCTACCGAGCACCTCTACTTCGTCAACCCCCTGAAAGCCCACCAGAGCGCCCTCAACAACCTCTTCGCCACTCATCCCCCCATCGAAGAACGCATCCGCCTCCTGCGGGCAATGTGA
- a CDS encoding MFS transporter — protein MATVTPVEPNDEAIKRREMMMRSGPRGGGMGGADASSLLTVHKTFSALKIPAYQLLWLSMLGSFAGMQMQMVARGVLAYEIGGTNSAIAVVSLGWGIPMLLFSLVGGTLADRINRRRLMMLSQLMTASVALTVAVLVHTGMIEIWHLFVAGLAQGVVFSFSGPARQAFIPEVVGEKELMNAIALNQAGMNLTRVAGPFVAGALIAVPWIDIEGVFFIQAALNVCALLLILAIPLVRAAPEVEAEKREREARGQFGPMYGGPRGTMVQDLVDGLRYVIASPILLTLLVMGLVPALIGMSYQSFLPVFAKDVFGDGVHRNAEGLGLMMTVSGIGALAGSLVMASMADFPRRTQLQLYSGLGFGIFLAGFALMGNYVGALLALAMLGFMSSYFQGLNSTMVMTASDAQFYGRVMSVNMMTFSLMPLGTLPMGFIADSIGSLSLGPIDLIGIQAAQFGAGVILTLFILAVTVFNPAYRQLEQDDFKRFALVAVERVQEGRGEGSIWSQLRRSMKHERGSTLARKYSDMPTEVDSATGGGSG, from the coding sequence TTGGCAACCGTAACTCCTGTCGAGCCCAACGACGAGGCCATCAAGCGGCGCGAAATGATGATGCGCAGCGGCCCCCGTGGCGGCGGCATGGGCGGCGCCGACGCGTCCAGCCTCCTCACCGTCCACAAGACCTTCTCCGCCCTCAAGATCCCCGCCTACCAGCTGCTCTGGCTGAGCATGCTGGGCTCCTTCGCCGGGATGCAGATGCAGATGGTGGCCCGCGGCGTCCTCGCCTACGAGATCGGCGGGACGAACAGCGCCATCGCCGTTGTCAGCCTCGGCTGGGGCATCCCCATGCTGCTGTTCTCCCTCGTCGGCGGCACCCTGGCCGACCGCATCAACCGCCGCCGCCTGATGATGCTCTCTCAGCTCATGACAGCCTCCGTCGCTCTTACGGTGGCCGTGCTCGTCCACACCGGCATGATCGAGATCTGGCACCTCTTCGTCGCCGGGCTCGCCCAGGGCGTGGTCTTCTCCTTTAGCGGCCCCGCCCGCCAGGCCTTCATCCCCGAGGTCGTCGGCGAGAAGGAGCTGATGAACGCCATCGCCCTGAACCAGGCCGGCATGAACCTCACGCGCGTCGCCGGACCGTTCGTCGCCGGAGCCCTCATCGCCGTACCATGGATCGACATAGAGGGCGTCTTCTTCATCCAGGCCGCGCTCAACGTCTGCGCCCTGCTCCTGATCCTTGCCATCCCCCTCGTACGCGCGGCGCCGGAGGTCGAGGCCGAGAAGCGAGAGCGCGAGGCGCGGGGCCAGTTCGGGCCCATGTACGGCGGCCCCCGCGGCACGATGGTCCAGGACCTGGTCGACGGCCTGCGCTATGTCATCGCCAGCCCCATCCTCCTGACCTTGCTCGTCATGGGCCTCGTCCCGGCGCTCATCGGCATGTCTTACCAGAGCTTCCTGCCCGTGTTCGCGAAGGACGTCTTCGGCGACGGCGTGCACCGCAATGCCGAGGGCCTGGGCCTCATGATGACCGTGAGCGGCATCGGCGCGCTGGCCGGCTCGCTGGTCATGGCTTCGATGGCTGACTTCCCGCGCCGGACACAGCTACAGCTGTACTCAGGGTTGGGCTTCGGCATCTTCCTGGCTGGCTTTGCCCTGATGGGGAACTACGTGGGCGCGCTCCTGGCCCTCGCCATGCTCGGCTTCATGTCCAGCTACTTCCAGGGCCTTAACAGCACCATGGTCATGACAGCCAGCGACGCCCAGTTCTACGGGCGCGTCATGAGCGTGAACATGATGACCTTCTCCCTCATGCCCCTCGGCACCTTGCCAATGGGCTTCATCGCCGACAGCATCGGCAGCCTGTCCCTCGGCCCCATCGACCTGATCGGCATTCAGGCGGCGCAGTTCGGCGCCGGCGTCATCCTCACGCTGTTCATCCTCGCGGTCACCGTGTTCAACCCTGCCTACCGTCAGCTCGAGCAGGACGACTTCAAGCGCTTTGCCCTCGTTGCCGTCGAGCGAGTCCAGGAGGGACGCGGCGAGGGCTCGATCTGGTCGCAGCTCCGGCGCTCCATGAAGCACGAGCGCGGTTCCACCCTCGCGCGAAAGTACTCGGATATGCCCACAGAGGTCGACTCCGCGACCGGGGGCGGTTCCGGCTAG